A genomic window from Streptomyces sp. MST-110588 includes:
- a CDS encoding FkbM family methyltransferase produces MTLAARLGPHLPPRLIAAVAARVYPRFEPELGRLADFLAPGGTAVDVGGWYGPWTWHLARRADRVVTVEPVPHLARLIASVTPAHVEVVAAAASDHSGTATLWLPPGGRGDRGVSSLVRRELHQESLQVPALTLDELKLSAVTLIKIDVDGGELAVLRGCERTVMRDRPALFVELETRIQPLDPVLAWTAGHGYRGWVLPRDHWVPLADFDLAAHQSRVCHVAEHGLLRRSVAPHRRYVNSVLFLPEGRRPGAPTGAHLPGRTRIRTRVRARIRPRARTRGRGRAPGRALRDDVPHGPDH; encoded by the coding sequence ATGACCCTCGCCGCCCGGCTGGGCCCCCACCTGCCGCCCCGCCTGATCGCCGCCGTCGCCGCCCGCGTCTACCCGCGCTTCGAGCCCGAGCTGGGCCGGCTCGCCGACTTCCTCGCGCCCGGCGGCACGGCGGTCGACGTCGGCGGCTGGTACGGGCCGTGGACCTGGCACCTGGCGCGGCGCGCGGACCGGGTGGTGACCGTGGAGCCCGTACCGCACCTCGCCCGTCTGATCGCCTCGGTCACCCCCGCGCACGTCGAGGTCGTGGCCGCCGCCGCGAGCGACCACTCGGGCACCGCGACGCTGTGGCTGCCGCCCGGCGGCCGGGGGGACCGCGGGGTCTCCTCCCTCGTACGCCGCGAGCTCCACCAGGAATCCCTTCAGGTGCCCGCTCTGACGCTGGATGAGCTGAAGCTGTCCGCCGTCACCCTGATCAAGATCGACGTGGACGGCGGCGAACTCGCCGTGCTGCGCGGCTGCGAGCGCACCGTCATGCGCGACCGCCCGGCCCTCTTCGTCGAGCTGGAGACCCGTATCCAGCCGCTGGACCCGGTGCTGGCGTGGACGGCCGGCCACGGCTACCGCGGCTGGGTGCTGCCGCGTGACCACTGGGTGCCGCTGGCCGACTTCGACCTGGCCGCCCACCAGTCGCGCGTCTGTCACGTCGCCGAACACGGCCTGCTGCGGCGCTCCGTCGCCCCGCACCGCCGCTACGTCAACTCCGTGCTGTTCCTCCCCGAGGGCCGCCGCCCCGGCGCCCCCACCGGCGCTCACCTCCCTGGCCGTACCCGCATCCGCACCCGCGTCCGAGCCCGCATCCGTCCCCGCGCCCGCACCCGTGGCCGTGGCCGTGCCCCGGGCCGCGCGCTGCGCGACGATGTCCCCCATGGCCCCGACCACTGA
- a CDS encoding GntR family transcriptional regulator: MGEFRYRGPVGGQERLRDKVGHALRAALIAGELRPGSVYSAPALAADFGVSPTPVREAMLDLVREGLVEPVRNKGFRITEVSERDLDQFAEIRALIEVPTVGRVARTASREQLAALRPVAEEIVSAAREHDLIGYLEADRRFHLGLLGLSGNERLVEAVGELRKRSRLYGLTRLDERGELLPSAREHVELLDLALAGDAEGAQACMARHLGHVRSLWARAAREGGAAAGS; the protein is encoded by the coding sequence GTGGGTGAGTTCAGGTACCGGGGGCCGGTCGGGGGGCAGGAGCGGCTGCGGGACAAGGTGGGGCATGCGCTGCGGGCGGCTTTGATCGCGGGGGAGCTGCGGCCCGGGTCGGTGTATTCGGCGCCGGCGCTGGCGGCGGACTTCGGGGTGTCGCCGACGCCCGTGCGGGAGGCGATGCTCGATCTGGTGCGTGAGGGACTGGTGGAGCCCGTACGGAACAAAGGGTTCCGGATCACCGAGGTGAGTGAGCGGGACCTTGACCAGTTCGCGGAGATACGGGCGCTGATCGAGGTGCCCACGGTGGGGCGGGTGGCGCGTACGGCGTCCCGGGAGCAGCTCGCGGCGTTGCGGCCGGTGGCCGAGGAGATCGTTTCGGCGGCGCGGGAGCATGACCTCATCGGTTATCTGGAGGCCGACCGGCGCTTCCATCTGGGACTGCTGGGGCTCAGCGGGAATGAGCGGCTGGTGGAGGCCGTGGGGGAGCTGCGCAAGCGGTCGCGGCTCTACGGGCTGACCCGGCTGGACGAGCGGGGGGAGCTGCTGCCCTCGGCGCGGGAGCACGTGGAGTTGCTGGACCTGGCACTCGCGGGTGACGCTGAAGGGGCCCAGGCGTGCATGGCACGGCATCTGGGGCATGTCAGGTCGTTGTGGGCGCGGGCCGCTCGGGAGGGCGGGGCCGCCGCTGGGTCGTAG
- a CDS encoding histidine phosphatase family protein codes for MSDLLLVRHGETAWSLTGQHTSWTDLRLTADGEEQARALRPLLSGRKTGAVFASPMTRALRTAELAGLPDPTVDPDLREWDYGGYEGVTTAEIHRTRPGWFLFRDGVEAGPADHPGESPAQVGARADRVLARIAPLLETGGGDVVLVGHAHFLRVLAARRLGLDPSAGAHFTFETGAVGVLGTEHGRPAVVAWNARSL; via the coding sequence GTGAGTGACCTGCTGCTGGTCCGGCACGGCGAGACCGCGTGGAGCCTGACGGGGCAGCACACGAGCTGGACGGACCTGCGGCTGACCGCCGACGGCGAGGAGCAGGCCCGCGCGCTGCGCCCGCTGCTCTCGGGCCGGAAGACCGGCGCGGTGTTCGCCAGCCCCATGACGCGGGCGCTGCGCACCGCAGAGCTGGCCGGCCTGCCCGACCCGACGGTCGACCCCGACCTGCGGGAGTGGGACTACGGCGGCTACGAAGGCGTCACCACCGCCGAGATCCACCGGACCCGGCCCGGCTGGTTCCTCTTCCGGGACGGCGTCGAGGCCGGACCGGCCGATCACCCGGGCGAGTCACCCGCGCAGGTCGGGGCGCGTGCCGACCGGGTGCTGGCCCGGATCGCGCCGCTGCTGGAAACCGGCGGGGGAGATGTGGTGCTGGTGGGGCACGCGCACTTCCTGCGGGTGCTGGCGGCCAGGCGGCTGGGGCTCGACCCGTCGGCCGGCGCGCACTTCACCTTCGAGACCGGTGCGGTGGGCGTGCTGGGGACGGAGCACGGGCGCCCCGCGGTGGTGGCCTGGAACGCACGGTCGCTGTGA
- a CDS encoding rod shape-determining protein — translation MTLSLAQLHRCSVAVDLGAARTRVYVKNMGLVVDEPTVAAVNVRSGALIAVGAEAEVMDGRTPEHIRVVRPVCGGTVVDIDMAQRLLRHLVGDKLRRTWRRRPSLRAAVCLPYGSEPLAQRAAVETLSGLGARRVELVDTLVAAAVGCGLPVEYPEATMIVVCGAGTTEVAVLSLGSIVAAQSVPVGGDAIDHAVVQHLRQHHALMVPSQAVRPLHVMLSEEAGPAPCSTEVHGRDVVSGRARSVLVDTERVRNAIHTPMTGILDGIGSVLRRCPPDLVADLGERGIMLAGGSALVPGLEPMIRRGTAMPVHLAHEPGICAVKGLGAMIEGKVEPLHLDPMAP, via the coding sequence ATGACCCTCAGCCTGGCGCAGTTGCACCGTTGTTCGGTCGCCGTCGACCTCGGCGCGGCCCGCACCAGGGTGTACGTCAAGAACATGGGCCTGGTCGTCGACGAGCCGACCGTCGCGGCCGTCAACGTCCGCTCCGGCGCGCTGATCGCCGTGGGCGCGGAGGCCGAGGTCATGGACGGACGCACGCCCGAGCACATCCGTGTCGTCCGCCCGGTGTGCGGCGGCACCGTCGTGGACATCGACATGGCGCAGCGGCTGCTGCGCCATCTGGTCGGCGACAAGCTGCGCAGGACCTGGCGGCGCCGGCCCTCCCTGCGGGCCGCGGTCTGTCTCCCGTACGGCAGCGAGCCGCTGGCCCAGCGAGCCGCCGTGGAGACCCTCAGCGGACTGGGGGCGCGCCGGGTGGAACTGGTGGACACGCTGGTCGCGGCGGCGGTGGGCTGCGGGCTCCCGGTGGAGTACCCGGAAGCGACGATGATCGTGGTGTGCGGCGCGGGGACCACGGAGGTGGCGGTTCTCTCGCTGGGCTCGATCGTGGCCGCGCAGAGTGTCCCGGTGGGCGGTGACGCCATCGACCACGCGGTGGTCCAGCACCTGCGGCAGCACCACGCCCTGATGGTGCCGAGCCAGGCCGTACGGCCGCTGCACGTGATGCTGAGCGAGGAGGCCGGGCCGGCGCCCTGCTCGACGGAGGTGCACGGCCGGGACGTGGTCAGCGGCCGGGCCCGCTCGGTCCTGGTGGACACCGAGCGGGTGCGCAACGCCATCCACACGCCGATGACGGGCATCTTGGACGGCATCGGCTCGGTGCTGCGCCGCTGCCCGCCCGACCTGGTGGCCGACCTGGGCGAGCGCGGCATCATGCTGGCGGGCGGCAGTGCGCTGGTCCCCGGCCTGGAGCCGATGATCCGCCGGGGGACGGCCATGCCGGTGCACCTCGCCCATGAGCCGGGCATCTGCGCGGTCAAGGGGCTGGGGGCGATGATCGAGGGCAAGGTGGAACCCCTGCACCTCGATCCGATGGCGCCCTGA
- the trxA gene encoding thioredoxin — MSTVELTKENFDEVVSGNDFVLIDFWAGWCGPCKQFGPVFERSSDKHQDLVFAKVDTEAQPELASAFEIRSIPTLMIIRDNIAVFAQPGALPESALEDVIGQARNLDMDEVRASVAQAQQEAQQQEAQQQGQDRQGAQDGGE; from the coding sequence ATGAGCACCGTAGAGCTCACCAAGGAAAACTTCGACGAGGTCGTCTCCGGCAACGACTTCGTACTGATCGACTTCTGGGCCGGGTGGTGCGGCCCGTGCAAGCAGTTCGGCCCGGTCTTCGAGCGGTCCTCCGACAAGCACCAGGACCTGGTCTTCGCCAAGGTCGACACCGAGGCACAGCCCGAGCTGGCGAGCGCCTTCGAGATCCGCTCGATCCCCACGCTGATGATCATCCGCGACAACATCGCGGTCTTCGCCCAGCCCGGCGCGCTGCCGGAAAGCGCGCTGGAGGACGTCATCGGACAGGCCCGCAACCTGGACATGGACGAGGTACGCGCCTCGGTCGCCCAGGCCCAGCAGGAGGCGCAGCAGCAGGAGGCCCAGCAGCAGGGGCAGGACCGGCAGGGAGCGCAGGACGGCGGTGAGTGA
- a CDS encoding DMT family transporter: MLWWGVASALLANVLYSTGFVLEKRALSALPALDTRRPARVVRHLLSSPLWVGGSLALAAGFAAQLAVYRTLPIAAAQGIFVSGLVLLLLLSSLVLGERTSGRERQGIAAILLALGMVIASLQGNGAASVTRTAETGPLLAVTLPSLAAGLWLYGATERRARRRHRQPPTGVAYGVAVGLLYGVSSLAIKGVSGMLTTHDLGNAALALFTSPYPYLLVFTGASGLVLSQTALQRCRASLIVPVCTTVTCVFTVACGTAAFGEPLPADPLRLALRLGGTAVAVCVLLALPRQDEPAAAPARPDGPAGEDGDGHPEASEELTP, encoded by the coding sequence GTGCTGTGGTGGGGCGTGGCGTCCGCGCTGCTCGCCAACGTCCTGTACAGCACGGGTTTCGTCCTGGAGAAGCGCGCCCTGTCCGCCCTGCCCGCGCTGGACACCCGACGGCCCGCCCGGGTCGTACGGCACTTGCTGAGCAGTCCGCTGTGGGTCGGCGGATCGCTGGCCCTGGCCGCCGGGTTCGCCGCGCAGCTCGCCGTCTACCGGACCCTGCCCATCGCCGCCGCTCAGGGCATCTTCGTCTCCGGACTGGTCCTGCTCCTGCTGCTGTCCTCACTCGTCCTGGGCGAGCGGACCAGCGGGCGCGAGCGGCAGGGCATCGCGGCGATCCTCCTCGCGCTGGGCATGGTCATCGCCTCGCTCCAGGGGAACGGCGCCGCCTCGGTCACCCGTACCGCCGAGACGGGCCCGCTGCTCGCCGTCACCCTGCCGTCGCTGGCGGCCGGGCTGTGGCTGTACGGGGCGACGGAGCGGCGCGCCCGGCGCCGGCACCGCCAGCCGCCGACGGGCGTGGCCTACGGCGTGGCCGTCGGGCTGCTGTACGGCGTCAGTTCGCTGGCCATCAAGGGCGTCTCCGGCATGCTCACCACCCACGACCTGGGCAACGCCGCGCTGGCCCTGTTCACCTCGCCCTACCCCTACCTGCTGGTGTTCACGGGAGCCAGTGGCCTGGTGCTGTCGCAGACGGCGCTCCAGCGCTGCCGGGCCTCCCTGATCGTGCCCGTCTGCACCACCGTCACCTGTGTCTTCACCGTGGCCTGCGGCACGGCCGCCTTCGGCGAGCCGCTGCCCGCCGACCCGCTGCGCCTGGCACTGCGGCTGGGCGGCACGGCGGTCGCCGTGTGCGTCCTGCTGGCGCTGCCCCGCCAGGACGAGCCGGCCGCCGCACCCGCGCGTCCCGACGGACCCGCGGGCGAAGACGGGGACGGACACCCGGAAGCCTCCGAGGAGCTGACGCCATGA
- a CDS encoding excinuclease ABC subunit UvrA, translated as MGRQSDKRHTTRHGGDRRAPGEGTGGATGDGILITGARVHNLKDISLEIPKGCITVFTGVSGSGKSSVVFDTVAVESQRQLNETYPWFIRSRLPKHERPEAAAMERLTPAIVVDQRPIGGNARSTVGTMTDIYSVLRVLFSRCGTPGAGEATAYSFNDPAGMCPQCDGLGRTVRLDLDRYLDTSRSLNDGALLFPPLAVGTAGWQIYATSGLFDPDKPLERYSDKEWQLLLHGKGFKVRRGDKGFTNTYEGLVENFERRYVKRDLSALDETFREVVRGFVTEGTCPGCEGERLNEAARRTRVAGLGIAQMSALEATDLITVLRGIDDPVGRPIARQAIAALERVVGIGLEYLSLDRPTTTLSGGEGQRLKMVRHLGSSLTGMTYIFDEPSTGLHPRDVGRLNDLLIRLRDKGNTVLVVEHDRDVITIADHVVDMGPGAGTHGGHVVFEGTVQRLAQSGTVTGRALRRRVPVKRDFREPRDWLTVREVSLHNLKNVTFSVPVGVLTAVTGVAGSGKSTLVTEAFAGAHPEAVVIGQRAIGASARSTPATYLGVMDAIRRIFGRANGVPAGLFSFNSEGACERCRGRGELHTDLAFMDPVTTVCQACGGRRFKQEVLALTVRGKSVADVLELTAEEAVGFFGRGGAAPEPDGPERTGEWEESVRRELTTLVEVGLGYVTLGQPVASLSGGERQRLKLATHLRRTGSVYILDEPTTGLHMADVDGLVDLLDRLVDAGNTVLVVEHDLDVVKRADWVVDLGPDGGKRGGEIVFTGTPAELLRARGSVTARCLRASLQDVRDVREGPDVGDGVRAGAA; from the coding sequence ATGGGACGACAGAGCGACAAGAGGCACACCACACGGCACGGCGGTGACCGGCGGGCGCCGGGCGAAGGGACCGGCGGAGCCACCGGGGACGGCATCCTGATCACCGGGGCCCGGGTGCACAACCTCAAGGACATCTCCCTGGAGATCCCCAAAGGCTGCATCACCGTCTTCACCGGGGTGTCCGGGTCGGGCAAGTCCTCGGTGGTCTTCGACACGGTGGCGGTGGAGTCACAGCGCCAGCTCAACGAGACCTACCCCTGGTTCATCCGCAGCCGGCTTCCCAAGCACGAGCGCCCCGAGGCGGCGGCCATGGAACGGCTGACCCCGGCGATCGTCGTCGACCAGCGGCCCATCGGCGGCAACGCCCGCTCCACGGTCGGCACGATGACCGACATCTACTCCGTACTGCGGGTGCTCTTCTCACGCTGCGGGACCCCGGGCGCCGGCGAGGCCACCGCCTACTCCTTCAACGACCCCGCGGGCATGTGCCCGCAGTGCGACGGACTGGGTCGGACCGTACGCCTGGACCTGGACCGCTACCTGGACACCAGCCGGTCGCTGAACGACGGCGCCCTCCTCTTCCCGCCGCTCGCCGTCGGCACGGCCGGCTGGCAGATCTACGCCACCTCCGGCCTGTTCGACCCCGACAAGCCACTGGAGCGATACAGCGACAAGGAGTGGCAACTGCTGCTGCACGGCAAGGGGTTCAAGGTCAGGCGCGGCGACAAGGGCTTTACGAACACCTACGAAGGACTGGTGGAGAACTTCGAGCGCCGGTACGTCAAACGGGACCTGTCGGCGCTCGACGAAACCTTCCGCGAGGTCGTACGCGGCTTCGTGACCGAGGGGACGTGCCCGGGCTGCGAGGGGGAACGGCTGAACGAGGCGGCCCGCAGGACCCGGGTGGCGGGCCTGGGCATCGCGCAGATGTCGGCGCTGGAGGCCACGGACCTGATCACCGTGCTGCGCGGCATCGACGACCCGGTGGGCCGGCCGATCGCACGGCAGGCGATCGCCGCGCTGGAGCGGGTGGTGGGGATCGGGCTGGAGTACCTGAGCCTGGACCGGCCCACCACGACGCTGTCCGGCGGCGAGGGACAGCGGCTGAAGATGGTGCGGCACCTGGGCAGCAGCCTGACGGGGATGACGTACATCTTCGACGAGCCGAGCACCGGACTGCACCCGCGGGACGTCGGCCGGCTCAACGACCTGCTGATCCGGCTGCGGGACAAGGGCAACACGGTGCTGGTCGTCGAGCACGACCGGGACGTGATCACGATCGCGGACCACGTGGTGGACATGGGGCCGGGGGCGGGCACCCACGGCGGACACGTCGTGTTCGAGGGGACGGTGCAGCGGCTGGCGCAGTCCGGGACGGTGACGGGGCGCGCGCTGCGCCGCCGGGTGCCGGTCAAGCGGGACTTCCGCGAGCCGCGGGACTGGCTGACCGTGCGGGAGGTGTCCCTGCACAACCTGAAGAACGTGACGTTCTCGGTGCCGGTGGGGGTACTCACGGCCGTCACGGGAGTGGCCGGATCCGGCAAGAGCACGCTGGTCACCGAGGCGTTCGCCGGCGCCCACCCGGAGGCGGTGGTCATCGGGCAGCGGGCGATCGGGGCGTCGGCGCGCTCCACCCCGGCCACCTACCTGGGGGTGATGGACGCGATCCGCCGGATCTTCGGCCGGGCGAACGGCGTGCCGGCCGGGCTGTTCAGCTTCAACTCCGAAGGGGCGTGCGAGCGCTGCCGCGGGCGCGGGGAGCTCCACACCGACCTGGCGTTCATGGACCCGGTGACGACCGTCTGCCAGGCGTGCGGGGGGCGGCGCTTCAAGCAGGAGGTGCTGGCGCTGACCGTACGGGGGAAGTCGGTGGCGGACGTGCTGGAGCTGACGGCGGAGGAGGCGGTCGGCTTCTTCGGACGGGGCGGCGCGGCACCGGAGCCGGACGGCCCGGAGCGGACCGGGGAGTGGGAGGAGTCGGTACGGCGGGAGCTGACCACCCTGGTCGAGGTGGGCCTGGGCTATGTGACGCTGGGGCAGCCGGTCGCCTCGCTGTCCGGCGGCGAACGGCAGCGCCTCAAGCTCGCCACCCACCTGCGCCGCACGGGCAGCGTGTACATCCTGGACGAGCCCACCACCGGCCTGCACATGGCGGACGTGGACGGGCTGGTGGACCTGCTGGACCGGCTGGTGGACGCCGGCAACACCGTCCTGGTCGTCGAGCACGACCTCGATGTGGTCAAACGGGCGGACTGGGTGGTGGATCTGGGCCCCGACGGCGGCAAGCGGGGCGGCGAGATCGTCTTCACCGGCACCCCGGCCGAGCTGCTGCGGGCCCGCGGGTCGGTGACGGCCCGGTGCCTGCGCGCATCACTCCAGGACGTACGGGATGTACGGGAGGGACCGGACGTAGGGGACGGTGTACGGGCGGGGGCCGCGTGA
- a CDS encoding class I SAM-dependent methyltransferase, with the protein MPPGASGATVLDIGCGDGTAAATAADVLAGHRIVGVDWSQDALRRAASRLPHTVRGELTGGGLPLATASADAVLFSEVIEHLVDPDAALDELRRVLRPGGHLMLSTPNLAAWYNRGLLLAGIQPVFSEVSMRHIHGRPGTQVVGHLRLYTARALRGFLTAAGFDIVRLAGAPYHDVPRPLRPLDRAACHVPSLASILLAHARRRRE; encoded by the coding sequence GTGCCTCCGGGCGCGTCCGGCGCCACCGTCCTGGACATCGGCTGCGGCGACGGCACCGCCGCCGCCACCGCGGCGGACGTCCTGGCCGGCCACCGGATCGTCGGCGTCGACTGGTCGCAGGACGCGCTGCGCCGTGCCGCCTCCCGCCTGCCGCACACCGTACGCGGCGAACTGACCGGCGGCGGCCTGCCGCTGGCCACCGCGTCCGCCGACGCGGTCCTGTTCAGCGAGGTCATCGAGCACCTCGTCGACCCCGACGCGGCCCTGGACGAACTGCGCCGGGTGCTGCGGCCCGGCGGACACCTGATGCTCTCCACGCCCAACCTCGCCGCCTGGTACAACCGCGGACTGCTCCTCGCGGGGATCCAGCCGGTCTTCTCGGAGGTGAGCATGCGACACATCCACGGCCGGCCCGGCACCCAGGTCGTCGGCCATCTGCGCCTGTACACCGCGCGGGCGCTGCGCGGCTTCCTGACGGCCGCCGGCTTCGACATCGTACGGCTGGCGGGGGCGCCCTACCACGACGTGCCGCGCCCGCTGCGGCCCCTGGACCGGGCCGCCTGCCACGTCCCCTCGCTGGCCTCCATCCTGCTGGCGCACGCCCGGCGGAGAAGGGAGTAG
- a CDS encoding YafY family protein, with amino-acid sequence MSVTAPARLLKLLTLLQTGRERTGAELSEQLGVSPRTVRRDIERLRELGYPVDATIGAIGGYRLASGAAMPPLLLDDDEAVAIAIGLHTAASGAVTGVAETSVRALAKLEQVLPDRLRQRVSALQEATVPLYGLLTAGGEAPLTDPAVLAALATACRRGERLRFAYRARDGASSRRHTEPYRLVSADRRWYLVAYDLDRANWRTFRADRVTDPLPTGARAVPGRRPPAPDAAAFVAESVISHRARHRALVTLHTTVEDAAGRLPPGSGLLEPLTEDTCLLRTGGDALDWLAFRLALLGVPFEVHEPAELVACLRELGTRMVHASRGAPSPNRTCRGGI; translated from the coding sequence ATGAGCGTCACCGCCCCCGCCCGCCTCCTCAAGCTCCTGACGCTGCTCCAGACGGGTCGCGAACGGACCGGCGCCGAGCTGTCCGAGCAGCTCGGCGTCAGCCCCCGTACGGTCCGCCGGGACATCGAACGGCTGCGGGAGCTGGGCTACCCCGTGGATGCGACGATCGGGGCGATCGGCGGCTACCGGCTGGCGTCGGGCGCCGCCATGCCCCCGCTCCTCCTGGACGACGACGAGGCCGTGGCCATCGCCATCGGCCTGCACACCGCGGCGAGCGGCGCGGTCACCGGCGTGGCGGAGACCTCCGTACGGGCCCTGGCCAAGCTCGAACAGGTGCTCCCCGACCGGCTGCGGCAGCGCGTGAGCGCCCTCCAGGAAGCCACCGTCCCCCTCTACGGCCTGCTCACCGCCGGCGGCGAGGCGCCTCTCACCGACCCGGCCGTCCTGGCCGCGCTGGCCACGGCCTGCCGCCGGGGTGAGCGGCTGCGCTTCGCCTACCGGGCCCGGGACGGGGCCTCCAGCCGCCGGCACACCGAGCCGTACCGCCTGGTCAGCGCCGATCGCCGGTGGTACCTGGTGGCGTACGACCTGGACCGCGCAAACTGGCGGACCTTCCGCGCCGACCGCGTCACCGACCCGCTGCCGACCGGTGCGCGCGCGGTGCCCGGCCGCCGCCCGCCGGCCCCCGACGCCGCCGCCTTCGTCGCCGAGTCCGTCATCAGCCACCGCGCCCGGCACCGGGCCCTGGTCACCCTGCACACCACCGTCGAGGACGCGGCCGGCCGGCTGCCGCCGGGCAGCGGCCTGCTGGAGCCGCTCACCGAGGACACCTGTCTGCTGCGGACCGGGGGTGACGCGCTGGACTGGCTGGCGTTCCGGCTCGCCCTGCTCGGTGTGCCCTTCGAGGTCCACGAACCCGCCGAACTGGTCGCCTGTTTGCGTGAACTGGGCACCCGTATGGTGCACGCCTCGCGCGGCGCGCCGTCCCCCAACCGGACCTGTCGAGGCGGCATCTGA
- a CDS encoding SDR family NAD(P)-dependent oxidoreductase yields MPPTTPWNVRRLPAADGRVFLVTGGNAGIGYFVAEQLSATGATVVLGSRDPARARAATASIRSRVPGARVRAVRLDLADLPSLGAAVESLGVERLDAVVHNAGVALDDPPRKETGDGHELMFGTNHLGHFALTRWLMPLLSAAPAARVVTMGSFAAKSERLDLDDLQTREDYRPKRTYGRSKLAQMYFGVELDRRLRAAGSTVASVVVHPGGALDSLTPPRPPVHVPTAGARLGAAPAALLLQGKHAGAWPAVRAVLDPAVRGGQMWGPRVFGLRGEPRREPVWNHLADPFVAARLWEASVDLTGADPGTLFG; encoded by the coding sequence ATGCCGCCCACCACGCCCTGGAACGTCCGGCGACTGCCGGCTGCCGACGGCCGTGTCTTCCTGGTCACCGGCGGCAACGCCGGCATCGGGTACTTCGTCGCGGAGCAGTTGTCGGCGACCGGAGCCACCGTCGTACTCGGCAGCCGGGATCCTGCCAGGGCCCGGGCCGCCACGGCCTCGATCCGGTCGCGCGTCCCCGGCGCACGGGTGCGGGCCGTACGACTGGACCTCGCCGACCTCCCCTCGCTCGGGGCAGCGGTGGAATCGCTGGGGGTGGAACGCCTGGACGCGGTGGTCCACAACGCCGGCGTCGCGCTGGACGACCCGCCGCGCAAGGAGACCGGGGACGGCCACGAGCTGATGTTCGGCACCAACCACCTCGGGCACTTCGCCCTGACCCGGTGGCTGATGCCGCTGCTGTCGGCCGCGCCGGCGGCCCGCGTGGTGACCATGGGCAGCTTCGCGGCGAAGTCCGAGCGGCTCGACCTGGACGACCTGCAGACCCGCGAGGACTACCGGCCCAAGCGCACTTACGGACGCTCCAAACTGGCACAGATGTACTTCGGCGTCGAACTCGACCGCCGCCTGCGTGCCGCCGGCAGCACGGTGGCGAGCGTGGTGGTCCACCCCGGCGGCGCGCTGGACTCCCTCACCCCGCCACGGCCACCGGTGCACGTACCAACCGCCGGCGCACGGCTGGGCGCGGCACCCGCGGCCCTCCTCCTCCAGGGCAAGCACGCCGGCGCGTGGCCCGCGGTCCGGGCGGTGCTCGACCCGGCCGTGCGGGGAGGCCAGATGTGGGGACCGCGCGTCTTCGGCCTGCGGGGCGAGCCCCGGCGCGAACCGGTGTGGAACCACCTCGCCGACCCCTTCGTCGCGGCGCGGCTGTGGGAGGCGAGCGTTGACCTGACCGGCGCCGACCCCGGCACCCTCTTCGGATAG